The Strix uralensis isolate ZFMK-TIS-50842 chromosome 5, bStrUra1, whole genome shotgun sequence genome segment gttgCTGCTAGTGACAGAGATTTTATTCACGACAACAGCTGCTGCCTATCCAAGCAGCAATCAAGGGACTGTATCAAGAGTGGTTTAAGTGCAAACTATTAAATAACCGAAACAGCCGCAGCGGCCCTGTTCTCAGAGCTAACCCAGATGAAGGAACACGCACAGCTGTACGCAGCTGCACTTCACTAAAAGGCAGGCTTGTACTCTTGGGGAAACCAAGATGATAGAAGTCCTCACTGGCTGATACTAAATGGCAGTCGGGGTGGTGGGAGAGGTATTTTGACTTGAATAGAGTTCCTAAAGCAGTGTGACAAATAAGCTGGAGAAAACACAGGAGGTAGTTCAAGTTTTGGAAATCTCTCCAGGTAGCAAAAACTCAGTGGCACGGACTGCAGAAATGTGAACGCTGACCTGTATTTTAGCAGACTTCCCAATTCTGGGAAGTGCCCCGAGGTGGCACTGCTGCCTTGCAGCGCAAGAATGCACCTGAGCCCGGGGAGGGCAGCTCCTGCTTTTGGGATATCCAAGAGTAATAATGCAACAGGCAAGGAGGAAGGTCTCGCCCAGATAAGGTGGCTGCAGGTAGGAGCAGCCAGAAGACTAGACTATAGGGGCAGCCTGAGTTATGACAAGAACCGAGTGCCACTATAACACCCAGGCTTATGAAAAATAAAGGCTTGCATTCCTGAACCCCCAGGAGTTCACCATGTATCTGACCCCATGGCTGTCTTTTGAGAATCCTGGACGTTagctcacagctctgctgtgtgggAGAGCAGCTCTTTGGCTTCTGGTACTCAAGCAACCCAAATCCATGAAGGCATCTCTACTCACTCTTCAGCATGCCATGGTAGACACACTTTGAAGTATTCATATTCTGGAGTGAGTGTCCACACATTAACTGATGAGGGATCTATGTAATCACACCTAAACAAGCCCTATAAATGAGCATAACCCTAAACTGAACTAAAAATTCAGCACCCAATTGCATACTAAGCAGCTGGGTGCTGAGAAACCATTCTGGGAGCTTCAATGCATCTGATAAAAGAGTCCAGCTTTCCAGAGGTGGGAGCTCATAACCAGGGTCTGATCCAGAAGGCCCTAGAGGCCATGATTTTGCAAGAACATCAATGCCAGGGCAAATACCACTTGTAATACCCATCCAAGACTGTCTGACTCACTATTTTATGGAGGCAACTCATAGAAACAGTGAGGAAATAGCTATCCTGGTGACATTAACTGGTGGACACAATGAATGCCTCCCCCAGCAAGTAGCTGAGGATGTTTTGGTAAACCTTGTCCAAGGCAATGGGACAGAGGTAAATCATTAACATTGTTTCTGTACCTTCCTCTTGCATTGAGTGGGAGCAGGAAAATCAAAACCACGAGCAAAAAACAGAATCTGTGAAGCCAccaaaatgctttgttttgagAGGAATCTGATGGAGAACTAGGAAAACAGGTTGCACAATGTcctgaaagcaaataatactgaggaaaaacaatcagaccataaaaaaaaatctccccccAGTTCCAACCTAGCTCGGTACACTAAGCACCATCTGGGAAGAGAAGGCAAGCTCACTGCTGAGCAAAATGCATTGAATGTTCCACGTAGGTTGTTTCTGATGtcagaaaataattcaggaatTATTGTCGGAgacagcagccaggcaggctgtCCACCGTTACGTATCAGGCCAGCATAATACGGAGCCATATGCATATGACCTGACCAGATGGTCTGATTAAATCCTAAATGACTGCTAAGCAGCTCAAAGTAAAAGTTACTACAAGAAATAGATTTGACTTTGTGCAGAGGGGTGGAGGCCGAAAACTGCACTTCTCCAGTGAAAATATTAGCTATTAACAGCATCCTATTAGAAATGCAAGGTGAGGCACAGGGGCCGACAGGGTGAACGCACGCTGCTCCTGTCTCCTTTTTAGGACACAGAGACCCCCAGAGGAGCTGAGCTTACCAGGTCACTCAGCCCAGACCCCCGGCCCCTAAATGCAGGACGGCACTGCAGTAATAACAGCAAATGTGGAGATCCCCCCCGCCAAACTCCCAGGCCCTCCGTTAGGGCTCTAAAGCAAAGGATGTAACGAAAAGAGCTGAAGCAGGGAAGCCGTTCAAGACCCACATGTTAAGGCATCACTGGAGGGGCCTTCGGAGAGACGGAGGGTCCAGGTGACGGGTTGGTGGAGGGGTCCTCCACGGCCGTGCTGGCCTCCCCAAGGCGCACGTTGGCGCGGCGGCTGCCCGCGGAGGGCGGCGCGGCCGCCATCGCCGCCTCAGCACGGTCCCGCCTCCCGCTCGCAgaggccgggcggcggcgggatggcggcggcgcggggccgggtgCTGTGCCTCTTCGACGTGGACGGGACCCTGACGCCGGCTCGGCAGGTAGCGAGGCGCGGGGGCGTTGGGTCTGACGGGAGAGTAGGGGGCCGAGGTCGGCGGGGCAGAGCTTGTCCGGCCGGCTGCGGCCTCACCCGCTGCTTCCCCTCCAGAAAATCGAGCCGGAGGTGGACGCGTTCCTGCGGGAGCTGCGGGAGAGGGTGCACATCGGCGTGGTGGGAGGCTCCGACTATGCCAAGATAGCCGAGCAGCTGGGGGACGGCGATGAAGGTGAGACGCGGCCGACGAGGTCTCCCAGGTGTCACCTGTGTCCTAAATCTGACCCCGAGCCTGCCCTTGGGGTGGTCGGCTGTGCCCGGGCGGGAGCCGCCACTCgctccttctgcctctgcagagagcaggCGGGGATGCTCCAGCGGCGGGGATGCTCCAGCCCACGCTGCCGGTGCCGGGTTTGTGCGAGCTTCATCTGCGCTCTGACAGCTTCCCCCCACCGCAGCGGGTGGGAGGCCCTTGCAAATTttgcctccctgctgctccatGGTGCGGCCTCGGGGGGTTCCTCATTGTGTTCAAACAGGGACATGGGGTAGCGGAGGGAGTGGGAGAGCGAGGGGGCAGCCCCCGCTaccttgttttccttctctggcaTGGATGCCAAGCACGGCTGAGCTCAGCCTCCTGCCTTGTTAGCGGAGGGAGGCTGAGAAATTCCCTGCTGAGTCGGCAGTGCTGTGTGTCGGGGGTTGCAGGAGGGGCTGGAGTTAGATAACCAGTAACTGCATCTCCCCAGCACCCTGGCAgtagggaggggaggagagagagcaGAGTAACATGCACGTGGTTGAAAGCCTGACATTTTGGAGCCCTTATCTTCGTCCTGCCACTGATTCAGCCCGTGACCTCAGTCAGGTCGTTTCCCCCTGCCTGCGTCAGTTCCCCACCTGTGAGGAGAAGATAATCTTCTCGCCCACTTTGCGGAGAACGAGGAGGGTCGGTAGCCCTTTGCAGAGCATGGGAGATGGGGAAAGCTCGGTACTAAGGGACCAGGAGGATGGCTCACTCAGTCCTGAGCCCAGTCCTTTTGGCCCCTTTTCCCAGGCAATACTGATGTTTCCTCTTTTGTTTCCTCCCCTCTCAGTCATCGATAAGTTTGACTATGTCTTCGCAGAGAATGGCACGGTGCAATACAAGAATGGGCAGCTGGTCTCCAAGCAGGTATGTCCATCTCCCCTTGCAGCCATggctctccttccccatcccctgcGCGCTGTGGGGAGCAGTGCCTGGCCCTGGGCAGGTGGGCAGCCTCTTTTCGTCTCCCCAGATGCCAGATCTGAATGTCCCACTCCTCCTGGTCATGTTCTCAGGTGGGCTTCATGAGAGGTCTAGCTTCTTCCTCACTCCCCCCTTTCGTCCTGCAGGCCATTCAGGACCACTTGGGGGAAGAGCTGCTGCAGGATCTAATCAACTTCTGTCTGAACTACATGGCGCTGCTGAAGCTCCCCAAGAAACGGTAACAGCCCAAGCCTGTGCAAATGGCAGTTATATCACTGATTTCTAGGGAGCTCTGCGTTCCAGAGCTCTCCTAAGAACAGCTGAGCTACTGACCTTGTTTTGCTCCAGGTTTTATCTTAGCATCTAGAAGCCCTGTGTAGGATCACTGTCCCACTGAGCTGGGCACTGTGGGCAAATAATGGGGGAGCATCTTTTTTCTGGAGAGTCTGCACTCTTTTGCCCCTTGGATTTTCTTCCTTGGGAAGCAGGGTACAGCCACTGTGTGCATCTCATTTAGGACAATGGTACCAGCTCGTTACTGGGCAGGGCATCAGCCATCACTGGTTGTATGAGTTTCCAAACAGACAAACAATGGCTCTTAAGATGGGAGGTCCAGCGCCTGAGCACACAATTTCACACTGTTTCTAACCCAGTGTTGCTTGATGCCACTGGTAATagggctggccctgctctgcccccaACTGTGTGTTCCTATCTGCTTCCTCCCATGAGATCCAGCAGCCACAGGGTGAGTTGGGTTGGTACACTTCCTCTGAAGGAAGACTAGGCCactgtcaggaaagaaaaaggtagtTTTCCGTTGGATCAGCTCGCCCTGTTATtacagaaaggagagagagggaacaGATGGCACAAAGGTGGAAGGGGAGAGCAGTAGGACCCCTTTCAGAGGCAGCCTGCAGTTAAACCAGCCTGGGTGCAGTATCAAACCATCCCTCAGACCATGATTTCACAAACGTTTGAAGcagacatgagccagcagtgctgTTGAAAGCAGTGGCTCTGCCCTTCTCTTTCCCCAGCTGCTTTGTTCCTGCTCTCCCCTTGTGTTTGTATGGTGAACCTGAGCAGACAAGCTGTCTGGTTGAAATTAAGCTGGTAAAAGTTGATAAACTGTAATCCAGATTAGTTGCCTGATGTGAGTCACCATGTGGCAATACAAAGACCGGTGGGAGGGGCCAGGGTGGCTCCTTGTGACAGGACTGCTGGCTGAACGTGCCCCCGAAAGCATGGGCTGGGACCCAGAACCCCCAAGGTTCTTTGGTTGCCTCATTGCTGTCTGGTTGCCCAACAGCCTGGTGAAGTTGCAGCTCCCAAGTGCCTCTGTGGATTTAGGCTTATGGGATTTCTAGCAAAGCAAGGACTTTAACCCACATCTCCCAAGTCTTGGTCTGGGGCATGAGGCAACAAACCCTCAGtgctgcagagatgctgttcCCAGACTGCAGGCATGGCTGCCCGTGTGTCTGTTCCCCATGATGTTCTTCACTCTGTTACGAGACAGAAGAGTGTTTTCCCCAGACTCAGAGTTGTAACCACTTTATTGCAGAGAAACAACGGGCAGGGCTCTGAGGGACATCAGAGAGTTAATGAGCCCAGGGCTCCTCAACTGGACAGAGGAGGGGAATTCCCTGCTCCAGCCAGGTTTCCACAAGAGGTTCAATCTCTTTTCAAATTGGCAGTGCTGTCATCCCTTGTTGTTTCTGCCCCACCAGTGCTGGTACCTGTCTGACCCTTCGATGAGCTATTCCAAGGTGATAAGCAAACAGAACTGGCAGGGTTTatagcaaagagaaaagaagggagcaGTTTTCTGCCAGCTTAGTGCTTTGAATCACCCCACCGAGGAAACAGCACAGTAGTGATCCCAGTGCAAGGTGAGGGTGGCACACAGGAACAGGGTCCTGTCCATGCAAGCTTAGATAAGAGTTGCAAAGGTGCAGGGGACAAGTGGGAGATACAAAGGCCCTGCGGATCCAACTTGATTTGTGTCCCACGAGGAGGTCCTGATTGCTCATCAGCCTGCTGCCAGACATCAGCAGCGAGTTATGCTGACCTGTTCCATCCCACTGTCCCAAGGTACTGCCAGCTTCACCCACTCAACGTTTCTTAAAAGCCTCCAGGGGTGGAGATGCCACAGTGTCATCAAGCAGTTGGTCCAGTCCAGCCAATAGCTGTCCTTGCAGTTAttacaacattaaaaaatgttttctatcatCTCACCTAAGCTCATTGCTTCCAGCCTGTTCCCAGGGCACACAGGAACTGTTTATTCCTCTTCTCTTACAGTCTCTTTTTATAAAAGTATGAGACTCTTGGAGACCTTAAACAGAGCTGTTGATGCCTGGACTCTGCCTGGCGTGAAGCACCCATGCGTGGGCATggcctctctcctcctgcatgTCTCTGCAGAGACTGCATGCCTCACTGAGCAGCCATTCCCCAGGAAAggtctgtttttctttccctgccttaGTAACCTTGTGCCCTTGCCCCCCCACAGGGGAACCTTCATTGAGTTTCGCAATGGGATGCTGAACATCTCCCCCATCGGACGGAGCTGCACTCCAGAGGAGCGAATCGAGTTCTCGGAGCTGGACAAGGTACACAGGCCAGACTCGGGCTCGTCCTCCCCTTTGCTGGTTTTGCACCACCACAGATCTCGGGTCTTACCTGCTTCCCCCCTTCCCAAGGAGGAGGTAGGCCAGCCCCAAGCTGTGCACCAGGCCAACACAAGCAGCAAGGTGGAGACAGGACTGGGGGTCAGAAAACCCAAGGAGAGACACAGATGGATGGAAGAATTTGACTTCATTGGGGACCACTGATTCAGTGGGGTGGCCAGCAGGATTCCTTGTGGGAGAGCCCCAGGGAATAAGTTATTTATTAACAGGGTGTCTCCTTGTTTACAGTAACCAAAGATAGAATTGCACTGAAAACCTCAGAGAAACCTAAACTTCTCAGGTTGCGCCACCCCTCCAGGCTGGCCCAGCAGCTGTCTTCTCTCTCCCACTCCCCCAGCCCCAACAGAGCTGGAACTAATGGCCTTCCAGACTGGGAGGACCACAGCAGATCTGTTGGACAGATCTCTGGAGTGCTTAGCTCATGCCCCAGGCAGTTTCTGCCTGGGGGGGTGAGTCTTGGGGCCAAGTGACTTTGCAAGACTTTGTAAGCAAAGCTGGAGACTTTTGGTTATGAACTGGGCTTCTGGGAAATTGGAGCAGTTGGATTTCATTGCCAAGGAAGGGCTGGGATCTGCTCTTCCCAGGAGCATCCTGGAGCTGCCCTGAGCTGGTGGCTTTTTATGCAGACACTGggcaggactggtgaaatctgGCTAAACGGCGCTACACTGGGGGCAGGTGGGAAGGGGGAATGTGATAAGCCAGAGTTGCCCAGCAGACAGCTATATGGTGGCTTTTGGTAAGCTGTCAACACCTAATTATTCAaaccctccttccttccctttcttccttctcctctgcagaAAGAGCGGATCCGGGAGAAGTTTGTGGCTGCCTTGCAGCGGGAGTTTGCTGGCAAAGGCCTGCGTTTTTCTCGAGGTGAGTAGAAGGGGCTTCCCTGGCTTTGCTCTGTTTCCCATAAAATGCTGGGAAGAGGAGCGGGAATCCTGGCTGTTCCCTCTGGGGGCCTGGAGACCCCACTAAGAGCAGAAGGAGCTTCTGTTCCTGGAGAGCCATCGTGGGGGCATCACATTGGCATTCACGGCAGGGTGATGGCAGAGAATAAACCAAACCATGGCAGAGAATAAACCAAACCGTGCTGCAGATTTGTCTCCCTGGGAATCAGCCAGCCAGGCAGGTTTCTGTCCTGTGATGTTATCTCTGCCTTAATTCCAGTTAGCTCTGCGGAGCTCCTCCCTGCCCAGGAGGTCTGACCTGGCTCAAGCATCAGCAGCAAGGTGGCTAGCAGAGCTCCAGCCACATGCAGTCCTCTCTGGGAATGCCATGGTGTAAGGGAGACAGAAGCCTCATGCATGTCTCCACTCTGGGGTATTGTTGGAAGGGCTGGCTATGAGGGAAACATCTTTCCTCCTGGAGGAAGAGCTGTCAAGAGGCAGGGCATTTGCAGCTCCATGCTATGGCCTTTTGCTGGGTCACTTCTTGGGGTGAACGTAAGCTCTTACAGCCAGCTTACTGAAGGTGAGGAACCAAAGGAGGGGCTTGAGCAATCCTGGGGGTCTGTCTGGGACAGGGAGGAATATGAGGGTGTGTAAGTGGTGGGGCTGAAGCAGAGAGGTGGGCATGTATGAGATAAGAAGGTGCCATATGGCAGCCTAGCCAAAGGGGAAGGGGTGATGAGGCTAGGAGGCAGCAGGTGACACCCCAGTCTTGCACCCAGTGTGGGCCAGTACTAAGGGTCTTGCCCTCTTGTCCTCCAAGGGCTTTCCTCCTGAGACCCTTCCCTTGCCTTCAGCATCCTGCCAGGGGCATCCTGTGCTGCCCACAGCACTGACACACACTGTTTGtcacagcagagaaagacaaGGTCCCTGCTGCCGTGCCCCTGCAGGCATGGGGGACGAGAGCAGAATAATGGGCCTTTCTCCTCTGACTTTGGGAAGCCGCCATGAAGAGCCCAGGCCTGTTGCGTAAAAGCATGAAGACAAGGGGAGCTGTGGGCCCGCCGCTCCTCCACAAAGAAAACATGGGGTGTCTCAGGTCAGGCATCCAAAAACAGGGACATGCGGAATTTGGCTTTTCTGCCAGACTGGCTCCGTGTGCCCTGTCCCAGGCTGTGGAGGACGCAAGCCCCAGAGGTGGTAGATCTCCCTGCAGTCCCTCAGACCCATGCTCTGCCTAAGCAAAGGACAGTGCTGGCTGTCCTCCATGCCACTTCTCCCTTTGATTTCTTACCCCCTCCAGCTGGCATCAAGAGCCCCTTCTTGCTTTCCAGCTCTGTTAAAAGGCCAGAACACAGTGAAATGCAGCGtttttcacaggtaaatggcTTTGGATACAAACCAGGAAGTATTTTAATAAGGTCAGCCAAGTTTAGCTCCTGCTCTGATGCTGGCTCCTGCTGCAAGCATGGGGGCATCCCCATCCCTGAGCTCGTAGGGCACTTGCTCCCGTCTGTATCACAGTGCCCTGCCTGGGGCATCCTGTCCAGTAGTGAATCCCCTGTCCCGAGCTGGACACACAggctccatccccagctcctcaGGCTTCAAGGAGAGTTGGTTTGGGATCCCTGAACCAACGGGTACACGTCAACcagccagggaggagaggagcatGGCTTCAGGATGTGCACATTTGAACAGCCAAGGGGATCAGTGCCTCTCCTTCAGCAGGGACCATCTACTCACTCCCTTCCTAAGAGAGGTAGGATTATGATTTATGAAGAAGGAGAGAGTGAAACTCCAGGATTGCTGGTGGCCCAGTAGATTGCCTGGAGAAGCAGGGGGTCCCCTTGAATCCAAGAGGAGCATAGACCTGAACTGGCACAAGGATGCACATCCCAGCTCAAATCCCTGTTCCTCCCAACTCCAAGCAACATGCAGACATACGTGTGTGCCCTAAGTCACAGGCTTTGGTTTGGGAGGAACATGTCACCTGTGTTGGTGCTGGGGCAAGGGTCTGGCTCTGCAGCCTGTGCACACAGCGGGGCAGCTCACCTCCGTGCACCCCCAGaaggcagtgcagtgctgggcTAAACTCTGCCTGGTCTAAGAGGAAAGGCTAGAAAGTTCATTAACCCTCAGTGGCTCTGGGTATCCATGTGCATGCATATGCATGTTCTCTGGGAGAGCTCCATTACCTCTGTACGTTTGCCCCATCTGCCTTGGTGCCCCTCCAGATGTTGGCAATTCACACTTGACTCTTGTGGCGAGAGGTGACAGGCCAGGGTCGTGCCCTGATTATATTGATGGGTTCGTGGTACCTCCATGGCAAGGTCCTTGGTCCTTGATCAGCGTGCAGAGCCTGCTCGgggcctgcagcacagccagctgggACCCCTGAGCTGTGCAGTGCATGGGGTTTGCTTTGTgtgagcagggtgctgggaggcCCCGGTCTCTGCAGGGTTAAGGAGTGTCAGAGCAGTGGTTTTAGAAGGGCCAGCCATGTCCACACAGGAGCCTAAGGACAGAGTGGTGCCAGTCTCTGAGGGCATTGTCCTCATTGGGACACAGAACATGCTAATGCTATCTGCAAGGTGTGACCCCGAATCTCCCCCAACAGATGCATCTTGTGGGACCTCCCACCCCAACATCCCCCCCTGCAGCCCGCTGGCTcctgcttgcctgcctgcctgcacagggGAGCTGTGCTGATGTCACCCCAGACATGCTGATGTCACTCCAGCCTGTTGTCATAGGAACAGCATCTGCCACTGTCCTAGCCACATGCCAGAGAGGCACACCAAGATAGAGCTGGTGCCTGGCTgctgtttggggtggggggtccccacAAACATCCAGAcctctcccctcctcctacctgtCCTGTGGCAGGGGGACACCATGCTGGCTCCCACTAACGTTGCCCGATGCCCTCCCTTTTGCTGGCAGGTGGCATGATCAGCTTTGACGTCTTCCCAGAGGGCTGGGACAAACGCTACTGCCTCAACGTGCTCGACGACGAGAGATTTGACACCATCCACTTCTTTGGGAATGAGACGACCCCTGTGAGTATGCCCCAGTCGCCCCACACACAGCCGCTTTCTCTCCTTCATGGAGCTGCTCCATCACAAATCTCATGACCTGGGTCCCACTGTGGCTGACACAGACCTCTAGCAGTGCGAGGAGGAGAGATGCTCTCCTGCAGCACAGGTTTGCAGCAGGCTCATGATGGTGGCTGGCCCACTGGGTTGTGAGGAAATCACCTTGGATTCACTGTGCTGGGGAGCAGGTCCACCTCAGCATCGTTTTCCTCCCCCTGGCACCATTGGGAAGGGGGCAGCCACTCCTGCAGCCCGCAGGACCCAAAATACAAGCCCCCAGCACTTAAGAGGGCttttcagcagcaggaacagcttcACCTTCCCTTTAAAGTGGTGGAGGGTGATGCTTCCTTGCTGCTGTAGACCAGCTTGGCCATCCACTCAGCTCTTTCCAGACGATAGCAACATCTACTCCTCAGATGTGCCCACGCCACCTTCTGCTAACCCAtccacaggcagggcaggggttAACCGAAGGCTTCTGGACAAGCTTTGCTGGTCTGGGACCTTCCCCATCCTTTTTAGCTCCTCCCTCGGCACAGAAGAAGAGAGGCAAGGGGAAGGTAGCAGGACTCCCAGCCCAGCCTCTTCTGACTCCCTGGGCCGGCAAAGCCCTgacagccccttcccagcaggtccctgcccACCCAGCCACTGGCTCCCACCCCAGCTCCTCACAGGACAAAGCAAGACACACATTGATGGATGAGGATGCTCTGGCAAGACCCTACTAATGCTCTCCTTATTTGCTATTCCCCTGCAGGGAGGGAACGATTATGAAATCTATGATGATCCCCGCACAGTGGGACACAGCGTCCTGTCCCCTCAGGACACAGTCCAGCGATGCCGTGAAATCTTCTTTCCAGAGAGAGCAAATGAGTGCTGACTGCCAGGTCCCCGCAGCCCTGCCTCAGCcccaccctctccccctgccAGGAAAAGCACCTTCATTTGAGGAATCTGCTCAGGgtagaccaaaaaaaaaccactttccaGAGCTGGTCGGGATGTAACACGTGAGTGCGGGTGGGTGTGCAGGAGGGGGCCTTCGCTGAGCAGCCCTTTGGCACTCCCCATCTATTGCTGGGGCTTGTGGGACCAGACCCTCCTCACCTCCAGGAAAACTTCTCTCTTGACAGTTCGGGCTGTGGTGCGCAGCAATGTGGATGCTTTTTTGGTCAGAAAGCATTTGAAAGGGCCAGTCACAAGAGCGCGTGTGTGTCCATCCCgtgctccttcccctcttctcttcttttttgctctgtttctcttAACACTTCTGCATGAGGGAACATGCATCTCACCTTTCTCTACCCCTTACACCTTGGCTGGGAAGGATGGAGCTGCAGAGGCCCCAGGGACTCTGACCAGAGCTGCACCGAAGCGAGAGGCCAGGAAAAGCCCGTGGTAGGAAGGGGTAGCAGCAACCCCAGCTTGTTGCAGTGTTGTGCACCGTGCCAGTCCCTACAGGTGACCTGGGAATCACAGTTTTATAATGACTGCTCCTACTCTGAGCTTTGCTCAGGTGCCTGAAGAAACTAATTCTCTCTTTAGGTTACAAAAAAAATGGCTACTATGGGTTTATTCCCCATGTTCTGCAGAAGTTGTCAAGTCAGACCTTGCCTGGTATGGCTGGAGGGTGGCTGGTATGTGCAGAGCACCCTGCAGAGCTGTTGGGGACAGAAGGCTTCCCAACAGTCTTCCCACCCGTGTGTCCAGTAGGCATCACAGATGTGTCAGTGTAATACCTTACCCAGGTCCCCTTCCTTCCTAGTGCTCAGCTTTCCATTATGCTGCCAGAGACATTTTCAGAGAGGGCCCACATAGGCGAGACCTGTTTTTTTCGTGTCAACAGAGGTACACACTCAACAGTGCCCTCCAAGCTTGCTTTTCCACCCCATCTCATTCCATATGCTGCATTTACGTGGTCACCTTTAGGGATGCAAGTTCTCCAAGTGCAGCTGTCGTGtgtcctcctgctcctctcttctgGTTCTTTGTGGGTTGCAAAACCACATCTCTCCTTTAGCCCTTGACCTCCTCCCTCACGTTGCCCCTTTATTCCTGGCCATTACGCTGGGATGTGTGACCACACCGGTGATGCTAGTCACAACTTGATGCTCAAGAGGAGCTCAGGGATCCCCTCCAGGGAGGTGTCCTGCCTATAGCTCCCCGGGGCACGTGTCTGGTGTTTGTGGACCTGGAGAGTGCTGGAAGTTTCTGCAAAAACTCCCCACATTGCTCCCTGGGAGCCTTTCTCAGTACATCCCTGCTGGGATGGCACTCCTCCATCTCTTGgtcttgttttctctcctctttttctcctgttcctgCTTTCTTCGCCGTTGCTCTTCATCTCCCACCTAGCAGCTGGACTGCCGAGAGAAGTTTCTCAGCTGGCTACTGCCACTTAATCCAGGGGCCAAGTTCCTCAGACAAGATATGTCGGTGCTTTTAGATCCAGTACAGGGCTCCCACGTTGCCATGGACAGAGTCCTGAGTGGACCCTGGCACCGCTGGATCCTCCACCTGACTACGCCTCTTAACTCTACAACACATCAGGTCTGTAATGCATCACATTTGCATGAGCGCAGCGGTCTGACCAGCATCCAGAAATCCCCAACAAATGCACAAATTCCTCTTTCTACCCGGAGAAGATTTTTGCGTGGGAGAAGAGGACCTGTTGGGGAAGCCTGGATGCAGGGTACCCTTTTCACAGGGCACTGGTTTTGGCCCTCCACTGCAGCTGTCATGGAGGAATTCTGTGCTTTGTGGATCCTCCTGTTTCACTGTGGATCAGGTTATGTGTGGGTTTGGGGGACACATTTTTCCTGTAAGTCTATTCAAAGTCAGCAGGATGTCTAGCAAGCTTAGTGATGAGTGAAGAGCAGGCCATGGTCCTGAAGGCAC includes the following:
- the PMM1 gene encoding phosphomannomutase 1, with translation MAAARGRVLCLFDVDGTLTPARQKIEPEVDAFLRELRERVHIGVVGGSDYAKIAEQLGDGDEVIDKFDYVFAENGTVQYKNGQLVSKQAIQDHLGEELLQDLINFCLNYMALLKLPKKRGTFIEFRNGMLNISPIGRSCTPEERIEFSELDKKERIREKFVAALQREFAGKGLRFSRGGMISFDVFPEGWDKRYCLNVLDDERFDTIHFFGNETTPGGNDYEIYDDPRTVGHSVLSPQDTVQRCREIFFPERANEC